The Fimbriimonas ginsengisoli Gsoil 348 genome window below encodes:
- a CDS encoding ABC transporter ATP-binding protein, giving the protein MTEREALNQGFGYRKNAWKAFLFVLPFLRPHLRRMLLVCLIDISVVLINLATPWFGKTVIDQAFPQRNWGQVATIAASVAGLALLAYLLVGLRNFLYNVTELRLGLDLRRRMYGHLQRLSLDTVESIPVGQQQFRVTTDADRVAHMLVRILPTLTMLVEFALILTAAIYVDPFLTALVLAFLIPWTILFVWVTHYGRVLDRKRLRFCELRDAGILQAASSFSVIKSLGRVRREIRRNGKTSVALQRISAQGYLILVGFEFVTQKLLPYVKTTTIYLYLARKVILGQMTLGMTVPMIAYLGRLSYPLERIVNFACWIWQTMVSAERMMQILQAEPAVQDKPGATKMDGFSGRIVFDSVGFEREGLGAVLSGVSITVEPGRRVAVVGPSGAGKSTLLGLALRYHDPSEGRVLVDGQDLRDVDRTTYLHRCATVMQETFIFGGSLADNLRVVKPTATEEEMQTVLESVELGPWLETLPDRLEQDLDSGQALSVGQRQRIGIARALLVDAPLLLLDEPTAALDAETERQIMETLRRVSANRGTLMVTHRLGTVTDADEIIVLDAGRVVERGTHAELIVRGGLYQEMQRLYRAMPSEPSLQGAHS; this is encoded by the coding sequence TTGACCGAAAGAGAAGCGCTGAACCAGGGGTTCGGGTACCGGAAGAACGCTTGGAAGGCGTTCTTGTTCGTGCTTCCGTTCCTGAGGCCGCACCTGCGGCGGATGCTCCTCGTGTGTCTGATCGACATCTCGGTCGTGCTGATCAACCTCGCGACCCCGTGGTTCGGCAAAACCGTTATCGATCAGGCGTTTCCGCAACGGAACTGGGGCCAGGTGGCGACGATCGCGGCTAGCGTTGCCGGGCTAGCGTTGCTCGCCTACCTGCTCGTCGGGCTCCGGAACTTCCTCTACAACGTGACCGAGCTCAGGTTGGGACTCGACCTCCGTCGCCGGATGTACGGGCATTTGCAGCGCCTTTCGCTCGACACCGTCGAGTCGATTCCGGTCGGGCAGCAACAGTTCCGCGTCACCACGGACGCCGATCGGGTGGCCCACATGCTGGTCAGGATTCTGCCGACCCTGACGATGCTGGTCGAGTTCGCGCTGATCCTTACCGCCGCGATCTATGTCGACCCGTTCCTTACCGCGCTCGTGTTGGCGTTCCTAATTCCCTGGACGATATTGTTCGTTTGGGTCACCCACTATGGGCGGGTTTTGGACCGCAAGCGTTTGCGTTTCTGCGAGCTTCGCGACGCGGGGATTTTGCAGGCGGCTTCTTCTTTTAGCGTGATCAAGAGTTTGGGGCGGGTTCGGCGCGAGATTCGCCGCAATGGAAAGACCAGCGTCGCCCTCCAGCGGATCTCGGCCCAGGGGTACTTGATTCTCGTCGGGTTCGAGTTCGTGACGCAGAAGCTCTTGCCGTACGTCAAGACCACGACGATCTACCTGTACCTCGCCCGCAAAGTGATCCTCGGGCAGATGACGCTGGGAATGACGGTGCCGATGATCGCCTATCTGGGCCGCCTTTCCTACCCGCTGGAACGGATCGTCAACTTCGCCTGCTGGATTTGGCAGACGATGGTCTCCGCCGAGCGGATGATGCAAATTCTGCAAGCCGAGCCCGCGGTTCAAGACAAGCCGGGCGCCACCAAGATGGACGGCTTCTCCGGCCGGATCGTGTTCGACTCGGTCGGCTTCGAGAGAGAAGGGCTGGGAGCGGTTCTCAGTGGCGTTTCGATTACCGTCGAACCGGGCCGGCGGGTTGCGGTGGTGGGTCCCAGTGGAGCGGGGAAGAGCACGCTTCTCGGCCTAGCGCTTCGATACCACGACCCATCGGAAGGGCGGGTGCTCGTGGATGGCCAAGACCTGCGGGACGTGGACCGGACGACCTATCTCCACCGATGCGCCACCGTCATGCAGGAGACTTTCATCTTTGGCGGTTCTCTTGCGGACAACCTCCGGGTGGTGAAACCGACGGCTACCGAGGAGGAGATGCAGACCGTCTTGGAGTCGGTTGAGCTGGGTCCTTGGCTCGAAACGCTGCCCGACCGGCTCGAGCAAGATCTCGACAGCGGCCAGGCTCTATCGGTTGGCCAGCGTCAACGGATCGGCATCGCCCGGGCGCTGCTCGTGGACGCGCCCTTGCTCTTGCTGGATGAACCGACGGCGGCCCTGGACGCGGAAACGGAACGACAGATTATGGAGACGCTCCGCCGCGTTTCCGCCAACCGGGGGACTCTGATGGTCACCCACCGACTCGGCACGGTAACGGACGCCGACGAGATCATCGTCCTCGACGCGGGCAGGGTCGTCGAGCGGGGAACCCACGCCGAGCTCATCGTTCGCGGCGGGCTGTATCAGGAGATGCAGCGCCTCTACCGTGCCATGCCTTCCGAACCTTCGCTACAAGGAGCCCATTCGTGA
- a CDS encoding ADP-ribosylglycohydrolase family protein, whose translation MLNDLSSALPSLVAPVPDAGHALYLERVYAGVLGKLIGVYLGRPVENWSYERIREEFGQVEYYIHEERGRRLIVTDDDISGTFTFLRALEDYGFDPELTAAQIGQTWLNYLIERTTILWWGGMGNSTEHTAYLRLKQGVAAPASGSCELNSQIVAEQIGGQIFIDGWGLVSPGNAAQAASLARRAASVSHDGEAIYGAQVIAVLVAHAFVETNIDRLLDEALRHIPADCTIRKLIDDLREWHAAEPDWRENRMRLAAEYGYDRFVGNCHIVPNHGLIILSLLHGAGDFDRSMAIVNTCGWDTDCNSGNLGAILGVRNGLSGLSGRDWRGPVADRLYLPSADGGRAITDAATEAIRVANAGRALIGLDPIAPKAGRRFHFALPGSVQGWRRGPDAERGYVRNAVQQASEMPGALLVRSLPGARPIRATTPTFIPPDTKDMVTGYVLVANPTLYSGHLLKIRIQANGEPASGRLVLSHYDREDESISVAGPEFHLRPGDVRELDWRIPDTGGYPIHEVGLELDRGEIYVDWVDWNGVPRTSWPPVEGTMWARAWAKSLDRWEYKRDAYEFLTHSEGIGLLTQGAREWRDYRLSVRLTPRMAVSGGVAIRVQGLRRYYAFVFGDRGEVRIDKALDGRRTLVSGKFDWEPFRDYQVVIEAEGDTIRASIDGQWILSVTDRDRPLTEGAGGFVVEAGCLGAGTPGVSPL comes from the coding sequence ATGCTCAACGACCTCTCTTCCGCCCTTCCATCCCTGGTTGCTCCGGTTCCGGACGCCGGGCACGCTCTGTATCTGGAGCGGGTCTATGCGGGAGTTCTCGGGAAACTGATCGGCGTCTACCTGGGCCGTCCGGTCGAGAATTGGAGCTACGAGCGGATTCGCGAGGAGTTCGGGCAGGTCGAGTACTACATCCACGAGGAGCGCGGCCGCCGCCTCATCGTCACCGACGATGATATCTCCGGCACGTTCACGTTTCTCCGAGCGCTGGAGGATTACGGATTCGATCCGGAACTCACGGCGGCCCAGATCGGGCAGACCTGGCTCAACTATCTCATCGAGCGCACCACTATCCTTTGGTGGGGCGGCATGGGGAATTCGACGGAGCACACCGCTTACCTTCGGTTGAAGCAAGGGGTGGCGGCTCCCGCGAGCGGCTCTTGCGAGCTGAATTCTCAAATCGTCGCCGAGCAGATCGGCGGGCAGATCTTTATCGACGGTTGGGGGCTGGTTTCCCCCGGCAACGCCGCTCAGGCCGCGAGCTTGGCGCGGCGAGCCGCGAGCGTGAGTCACGACGGGGAGGCGATCTACGGAGCCCAGGTCATCGCCGTCCTGGTCGCCCACGCCTTCGTCGAGACGAATATCGACCGTCTTTTGGACGAGGCGCTTCGGCACATTCCCGCCGACTGCACGATCCGGAAACTTATCGACGACCTGCGCGAGTGGCATGCCGCCGAGCCGGATTGGCGGGAGAATCGGATGCGCTTGGCCGCCGAGTACGGCTACGACCGTTTCGTCGGCAACTGCCACATCGTGCCCAACCACGGGCTGATCATCCTTTCCCTGCTTCATGGCGCCGGCGACTTCGATCGATCCATGGCGATCGTCAACACCTGCGGCTGGGACACCGATTGCAACTCGGGCAACCTTGGGGCGATTCTGGGGGTGCGGAACGGGTTGAGCGGATTGAGCGGACGGGACTGGCGCGGCCCGGTCGCCGACCGGCTCTATCTCCCCTCCGCCGACGGTGGAAGGGCGATTACGGACGCCGCTACCGAGGCGATACGGGTCGCCAATGCCGGTCGCGCCTTGATCGGCCTCGATCCGATTGCGCCGAAAGCGGGGCGGCGATTCCATTTCGCCCTGCCCGGCAGCGTGCAGGGGTGGCGAAGGGGACCCGACGCGGAGCGCGGTTACGTGCGAAATGCCGTTCAACAAGCCTCGGAGATGCCGGGAGCCTTGCTAGTGCGCTCCCTTCCCGGCGCTCGCCCGATCCGAGCGACTACACCGACCTTCATTCCGCCCGATACGAAGGATATGGTCACTGGATATGTGCTGGTTGCGAATCCAACTCTGTACTCGGGCCATCTTTTGAAGATTCGGATCCAAGCGAACGGCGAGCCTGCCAGCGGGCGTCTCGTCCTCTCGCACTACGACCGGGAGGACGAATCGATCTCGGTCGCCGGCCCCGAGTTCCACCTGCGGCCGGGGGACGTTCGCGAGCTCGATTGGCGTATTCCCGATACCGGCGGTTACCCGATCCACGAGGTGGGCCTCGAACTAGATCGAGGGGAGATCTACGTCGATTGGGTCGATTGGAACGGCGTTCCCCGCACCTCGTGGCCCCCGGTCGAAGGGACGATGTGGGCACGGGCGTGGGCGAAGTCGCTCGACCGCTGGGAATACAAACGAGACGCGTACGAATTCCTGACCCACAGCGAGGGTATCGGCCTGCTTACGCAAGGGGCGCGGGAGTGGCGGGATTACCGGCTCTCGGTTCGCCTCACCCCCCGGATGGCGGTCTCGGGGGGAGTTGCGATTCGGGTCCAGGGGCTGCGTCGCTACTACGCTTTCGTCTTCGGGGACCGGGGCGAAGTTCGCATCGACAAGGCACTCGACGGACGAAGAACGCTGGTCTCGGGCAAGTTCGACTGGGAGCCCTTTCGGGATTACCAGGTGGTTATCGAGGCGGAGGGAGACACCATCCGAGCGTCGATCGACGGCCAATGGATCCTCTCGGTGACCGATCGTGACCGACCGCTTACCGAGGGGGCCGGTGGCTTCGTGGTCGAAGCCGGCTGCCTGGGAGCGGGAACTCCGGGGGTGTCGCCTCTTTGA
- a CDS encoding ABC transporter ATP-binding protein, giving the protein MSSRQAADPRELTSDAASEPSFSLRETWELIGRFWRFVRPYRSKFILGIALLLFAVPLGQFALFLTRDVTNRALLATNLTADERWGTVLRIVALQTAFWLASAILSTWREVLEWYCSMRSTFDLRLAFYRHLHRLPLSFLSRRSPGEHLFRATGDMVSMFRVAGRAPVPTASGQAPQDSKEVAIATYSNDVDPYDPGMMGLITRTTPMIVETIYALAWGVALLFLIDPVLSALLVAYIVPFTLFSRRAFDRIRLTAFSVKARTEYESGVLRDSIAGLRTLKAFGRLGYQRSKYQSAATATRRRGIQQAFQMVFAQNVLQMGMKWAFSALIYTYLAWRVMTGRATIGDWVATFLLVESAQAPLENLVQLLQLVKMQLVPGKRILETLDEKATLEDRPGAPKMGVMRGEIRFQNVHFSYEEGRPALRGVDLVVHPGEFVGIVGPSGAGKSSLVSLLLRLHAADSGYVRVDGHDVREVQLQGLLDQVGTVPQLTYLYSGTIADNVLFGNPWATDDDVALALELSGVMEFAAKFPDSVDTEIGEGGSLSGGERQRIGIARALVRRPKILILDEATASLDPRTEDAVLRSIDGLREKMTILSIAHRLKAVVGCDRIVVMHEGRIVQVGTHRELVEADGLYRNLWIEQSREAAVGGRA; this is encoded by the coding sequence CGGCCCTACCGCAGCAAGTTCATCCTGGGGATCGCGCTGCTGCTTTTCGCGGTGCCGCTGGGACAGTTCGCGCTCTTCCTAACTCGCGACGTTACGAACCGGGCTTTGCTCGCCACCAACCTGACCGCCGACGAGCGTTGGGGAACGGTGCTCCGCATCGTCGCGCTTCAGACCGCGTTTTGGCTCGCGAGCGCCATCCTCTCGACCTGGCGGGAGGTGCTCGAGTGGTACTGCTCTATGCGGTCTACTTTCGATCTCCGGCTCGCGTTTTATCGCCATCTCCACCGGTTGCCGCTCAGCTTTTTGAGCCGCCGATCTCCCGGCGAACACCTTTTTCGGGCGACTGGCGACATGGTTTCGATGTTCCGGGTCGCTGGGCGGGCCCCGGTGCCGACGGCTTCGGGCCAAGCGCCTCAGGACAGCAAAGAGGTGGCGATCGCTACCTACTCCAACGACGTCGATCCGTACGACCCGGGGATGATGGGGCTCATCACCCGCACGACGCCGATGATCGTAGAGACGATCTACGCATTGGCGTGGGGCGTCGCGTTGCTGTTCCTGATCGACCCGGTCCTCAGCGCGCTGCTGGTCGCCTACATCGTTCCGTTCACCCTATTTTCGCGCCGGGCTTTCGACCGGATCCGCCTGACCGCCTTCTCGGTGAAGGCGCGAACGGAGTATGAGAGCGGCGTCCTCCGAGACAGCATCGCCGGCCTTCGGACTCTGAAAGCGTTTGGGCGGCTCGGCTACCAACGCTCGAAATACCAGAGCGCCGCCACCGCCACCCGCCGCCGGGGAATCCAGCAGGCGTTCCAGATGGTCTTCGCCCAGAACGTACTGCAGATGGGGATGAAGTGGGCCTTCTCGGCCTTAATCTATACATATCTAGCGTGGCGGGTGATGACCGGACGGGCCACGATCGGGGACTGGGTGGCCACCTTCCTTCTGGTGGAGTCGGCGCAGGCGCCGCTCGAAAACCTGGTCCAGCTCCTCCAACTCGTAAAGATGCAGCTCGTACCGGGCAAGCGCATTCTAGAAACGCTGGACGAAAAGGCGACCCTCGAAGACCGCCCAGGCGCGCCGAAGATGGGCGTGATGCGGGGAGAGATCCGCTTCCAGAACGTTCATTTCTCCTATGAAGAGGGAAGACCGGCTCTGCGTGGCGTCGATCTCGTCGTCCATCCCGGCGAGTTCGTCGGCATCGTAGGTCCAAGCGGAGCGGGGAAGAGCTCGCTCGTCTCGCTCTTGCTCCGCCTTCATGCCGCCGACTCCGGGTACGTCCGGGTGGACGGGCACGACGTTCGGGAGGTCCAGCTCCAAGGGTTGCTCGATCAGGTGGGAACGGTTCCGCAACTCACCTACCTCTATTCAGGCACGATCGCCGACAACGTCCTCTTTGGTAATCCGTGGGCGACGGACGATGATGTGGCCCTGGCGTTGGAGCTCTCCGGCGTGATGGAATTCGCGGCGAAGTTCCCGGACAGCGTGGATACCGAAATTGGAGAAGGGGGCTCGCTTTCCGGGGGCGAGCGCCAACGGATCGGCATCGCCAGGGCGCTCGTGCGCCGCCCCAAGATCTTGATCTTGGACGAGGCCACCGCCAGCCTCGACCCGCGCACCGAAGATGCGGTCCTGCGCTCGATCGACGGCCTTCGGGAGAAGATGACGATTCTCTCGATCGCCCATCGGCTAAAGGCGGTGGTCGGTTGCGACCGGATCGTGGTGATGCACGAGGGCCGGATCGTACAAGTGGGAACCCATCGAGAGCTGGTCGAAGCGGACGGACTTTATCGGAATCTCTGGATCGAGCAGTCGCGCGAGGCCGCGGTCGGAGGAAGGGCTTGA